The Chloroflexota bacterium genome window below encodes:
- a CDS encoding threonine synthase: MTTTFRCTRCHKTYDFCTRMWVCTCGGLFDLEGAPAFDAAQIERETWGLWRYRASLPLPPRSNPVTLGEGLTPLITVPWGNREYYCKLEFVNPTGSFKDRGASVLVTVLNAMGVRLVVEDSSGNAGAALAAYAGRAGIEAHIYVPAYTSPAKTAQIEIYGARLVRVPGPRENAARAAQQAAAKGAYYASHYYNPLALFGMRTFAYELWEQLEGNVPDSIVFPVGHGTLLLGTYQGFLALREAGLIHRLPRFIGVQATACAPLYLAYHNGLSEAPAIQPGETVAEGIRIVQPVHGAAILRVVRETSGTFVTVDDDHILAARRALAHMGLYIEPTSAAPFAALSQLNSLLDKDKIIVLPLTGAGLKTRPPTE, encoded by the coding sequence GTGACTACCACTTTCCGTTGCACTCGTTGCCACAAAACATATGACTTCTGCACCCGCATGTGGGTCTGCACCTGCGGTGGCCTTTTTGACCTCGAGGGTGCTCCCGCCTTCGACGCTGCCCAAATCGAAAGGGAAACGTGGGGGCTATGGCGTTATCGAGCCTCATTGCCCCTGCCCCCCAGATCCAATCCGGTGACGTTGGGCGAGGGTCTCACACCGCTGATAACGGTTCCCTGGGGGAATCGTGAGTACTACTGCAAACTAGAGTTTGTGAATCCCACTGGCTCATTTAAAGACCGCGGGGCATCAGTGCTGGTGACAGTGCTAAACGCGATGGGAGTTCGGCTTGTAGTCGAGGATTCGTCTGGTAACGCCGGGGCGGCATTAGCTGCCTACGCAGGCCGGGCTGGCATAGAGGCACATATCTACGTCCCAGCCTACACCTCACCAGCGAAGACTGCGCAGATCGAGATTTACGGGGCCAGGCTCGTTCGCGTGCCCGGTCCACGAGAGAATGCTGCTCGCGCTGCCCAACAAGCGGCTGCAAAAGGCGCATACTATGCTAGCCACTATTATAACCCGCTGGCGCTTTTCGGCATGCGCACCTTCGCCTACGAACTCTGGGAACAGTTAGAGGGAAATGTGCCGGATAGCATCGTCTTTCCGGTCGGCCACGGAACGCTGCTTCTAGGAACGTACCAAGGCTTCCTCGCCTTGCGCGAGGCGGGTCTAATTCACCGATTACCGCGATTCATCGGTGTTCAGGCCACAGCATGTGCCCCGCTTTACCTGGCCTACCATAATGGCCTCTCTGAGGCACCCGCTATTCAGCCAGGCGAGACCGTAGCCGAGGGCATACGTATCGTCCAACCAGTGCATGGGGCAGCAATCCTGCGCGTCGTACGTGAAACGAGTGGCACGTTTGTCACTGTGGACGACGATCACATCCTTGCGGCGCGAAGGGCATTGGCCCACATGGGCTTGTACATCGAACCTACATCGGCGGCACCCTTCGCTGCGCTATCGCAGTTGAATTCACTGCTTGATAAAGATAAGATCATCGTCCTGCCATTGACGGGTGCGGGTTTGAAAACCCGTCCGCCAACCGAATGA
- a CDS encoding NTP transferase domain-containing protein — translation MMKGVILAAGFGARLDPLTRDRPKPLVPLLERPLIDYTIEAFVQCGFTELGVILSHNGRVLQHYLGDGSRYGLAIHCLHNHLYPRGNATSILAARDFVGQEPFVVSMSDHLISPQILSTLLSHIHIADHSVLCVDFEAKAAPLLNDATKVWLARDGYVVRIGKGLKRWHAVDVGVFLFQPRILDHIVEMLHHCDGPYTITRAVRRMIAHGDRLGTCDVSGHFWLDIDTWEDLIYARKVLRIGLSRLDLQASELSEEGIYANRYFGQSA, via the coding sequence ATGATGAAGGGAGTTATTTTGGCTGCAGGTTTTGGCGCCCGATTGGATCCCTTAACACGAGATCGTCCTAAGCCCCTCGTTCCCCTATTGGAACGCCCTTTGATCGATTACACGATCGAGGCCTTTGTTCAATGCGGTTTTACTGAACTCGGGGTTATTCTGAGTCATAACGGGAGGGTGCTGCAACACTATCTGGGAGATGGCAGTCGATACGGCTTAGCGATCCACTGCCTGCACAACCATCTTTATCCCCGAGGCAATGCCACCTCTATTCTGGCTGCACGTGACTTCGTCGGTCAGGAACCCTTTGTCGTCTCTATGAGCGACCATTTAATCTCACCACAAATCTTATCAACGCTTCTTTCTCATATTCATATTGCTGACCACAGCGTATTATGCGTGGATTTCGAGGCCAAGGCCGCGCCGTTGCTCAACGACGCCACCAAAGTCTGGTTAGCCCGAGATGGTTACGTCGTGCGCATAGGTAAGGGGTTGAAACGCTGGCATGCTGTTGACGTGGGTGTATTTCTATTCCAGCCCCGTATCCTGGACCACATTGTTGAGATGCTACATCACTGCGACGGACCCTACACCATCACCCGTGCGGTGCGAAGGATGATCGCCCACGGCGATCGCCTGGGCACCTGCGATGTTTCAGGTCATTTCTGGTTAGATATAGATACGTGGGAAGATCTGATTTATGCCCGAAAGGTCCTGCGGATTGGATTGTCACGGCTGGATTTGCAGGCCTCGGAATTGAGCGAGGAAGGCATCTATGCAAACCGTTATTTTGGCCAATCGGCATAG